The following coding sequences lie in one Bacillus marinisedimentorum genomic window:
- a CDS encoding alkaline phosphatase family protein, whose amino-acid sequence MKQASRFEKTAARAWNLLNEGKPFTPIFTVGTLLLFTIGNWGEPGFWLTLLSSLILVLPLFILYFHYDFPLFLRNYLWIPVIAFLVIWDAAPLGLWFTAAALYFFFTVFFWGTLYYHLRIGTSWLNFTRFWKLVLKNSDSTSGNAQEQLPKVLLLLAFWDAHLSHFAAGAGFGALNWPVILAFWGGVFLFAWILHTYLFDWKPEPITTYTNNMPERKQAVNEKVIVIVIDGMRKERFEEADTPFLDKIRRTGTEYTMMETVYPARTVVCFSSMFTGTYPFEHGITSNMVWKLGIKTESVFDSLRKSGKKGRLLGIAHLVDAMGSDVDTVTAVMNNDEADTNIMERAKKIVDAEDPDLFAVQLIGTDQTGHSRGVLYDEYLQKIHEADRLVEDFVGWLDKNGKMENTTLMICADHGQADGIGGHGHLDEGERYVPFFMWGPAIEAGKKVEDKHSLVSMAPTISYLLGVPYPDHSRGPVLSDAFQASVKKEATG is encoded by the coding sequence ATGAAACAGGCTTCACGTTTTGAAAAAACAGCAGCACGCGCCTGGAATTTACTGAATGAAGGTAAGCCGTTCACACCGATATTTACGGTCGGCACGCTGCTGTTATTTACGATCGGCAATTGGGGGGAGCCGGGATTCTGGCTGACGCTGTTAAGCAGCCTGATTCTTGTTTTGCCCCTGTTTATTTTATATTTCCACTACGACTTCCCGCTGTTTTTGCGAAACTACTTATGGATCCCGGTTATTGCCTTTCTGGTGATCTGGGATGCAGCGCCGCTCGGTTTATGGTTTACTGCGGCAGCCCTGTATTTTTTCTTTACCGTCTTTTTCTGGGGTACCCTTTATTATCATTTGCGCATCGGGACAAGCTGGCTGAACTTTACACGGTTCTGGAAGCTCGTTTTGAAAAACAGTGATTCCACAAGCGGCAATGCGCAGGAACAGCTGCCGAAAGTCTTGCTGCTGCTTGCCTTCTGGGATGCCCATTTGTCCCATTTTGCTGCCGGTGCAGGGTTCGGTGCCTTGAATTGGCCTGTGATCCTGGCTTTTTGGGGAGGGGTGTTTCTGTTTGCGTGGATTCTGCATACATACCTCTTTGACTGGAAACCGGAACCGATCACAACCTATACAAACAATATGCCTGAACGGAAACAGGCTGTGAACGAAAAGGTGATTGTGATTGTCATTGACGGGATGCGGAAGGAAAGGTTCGAAGAGGCTGATACACCGTTCCTGGATAAAATCAGGCGTACAGGAACGGAATATACGATGATGGAAACCGTATATCCAGCACGGACGGTTGTCTGCTTCTCGTCCATGTTCACCGGTACTTATCCTTTTGAACACGGGATTACTTCAAACATGGTCTGGAAGCTTGGCATTAAAACGGAGAGCGTGTTTGATTCGCTGAGAAAATCCGGCAAAAAAGGCCGATTGCTCGGAATCGCCCACTTGGTTGATGCGATGGGCAGTGACGTGGATACCGTAACAGCTGTCATGAATAACGATGAAGCAGATACGAATATTATGGAGCGCGCGAAGAAAATCGTTGATGCGGAAGATCCCGACCTTTTTGCAGTCCAGTTGATCGGAACCGATCAAACAGGCCACAGCCGCGGTGTTTTATATGATGAATATTTGCAGAAGATTCATGAAGCGGACCGGCTTGTTGAGGATTTTGTCGGCTGGCTTGATAAAAACGGGAAAATGGAGAACACTACGCTGATGATTTGCGCCGATCATGGCCAGGCTGACGGTATTGGCGGGCACGGTCACCTGGATGAGGGTGAACGGTATGTTCCGTTTTTCATGTGGGGGCCGGCAATCGAAGCTGGAAAGAAAGTGGAGGATAAACACAGCCTCGTTTCGATGGCGCCCACCATTTCCTATTTGCTCGGTGTTCCGTATCCCGACCACAGCCGCGGGCCGGTTTTATCGGATGCCTTTCAGGCATCTGTGAAGAAGGAGGCAACAGGATGA
- a CDS encoding lysylphosphatidylglycerol synthase transmembrane domain-containing protein, with protein sequence MGNRIILVSVGIILTVTFAGLSLRFFDFHSLLRAGKLFLGNPLSVAAVFAAYTGAFLLRAWAHYLYIGRRASYTVLLQGIGYSLFINHLVPVKVGDAARVGYIMKKGGLKGDDALHSVAVLRGLDMAVLIFFAGAGLVVFQQGIRFTSFFLAAGGVAFILIAAAVLLSVRNGKIKRLAAKQVQLLKEGMRGIKGAAAVSMIALSWILEAAVIFEIARTGWEGLSFGESVFANSLTVGGQVFQIAPGGLATYESMMTFALAITGVPASFGYQAAILSHLFKFAFSYLTGFLLLLTAPVAVIDLKQWTDKRRGNR encoded by the coding sequence ATGGGAAATCGTATAATTCTTGTTAGTGTCGGAATCATTCTGACAGTCACTTTTGCCGGCCTTTCGTTACGCTTTTTTGATTTCCATTCCCTTCTTAGGGCCGGGAAACTTTTCCTGGGGAATCCGCTGTCGGTTGCAGCGGTTTTTGCCGCGTATACAGGTGCCTTTTTACTGCGGGCATGGGCCCATTATTTATATATCGGACGCCGTGCATCATATACTGTCCTCCTGCAAGGGATTGGCTACAGCCTGTTTATAAATCATTTGGTCCCCGTTAAAGTCGGTGATGCGGCCAGGGTTGGATACATCATGAAGAAAGGGGGCTTGAAAGGTGATGATGCCCTCCATTCAGTGGCTGTCCTGAGGGGGCTTGATATGGCGGTGCTCATTTTCTTTGCCGGTGCGGGATTGGTTGTTTTTCAGCAGGGAATTCGATTCACTTCTTTTTTTCTTGCGGCTGGAGGCGTTGCTTTCATCTTAATTGCAGCAGCTGTCCTTCTTTCGGTCAGAAATGGAAAGATTAAGCGATTGGCTGCAAAGCAGGTGCAGCTGCTCAAGGAAGGTATGAGAGGGATAAAAGGTGCAGCTGCGGTATCGATGATTGCATTGAGCTGGATTTTGGAAGCTGCCGTCATTTTCGAAATTGCCCGTACCGGGTGGGAGGGCCTCTCGTTTGGAGAATCGGTTTTCGCAAACAGCCTTACTGTCGGAGGACAGGTTTTCCAGATTGCGCCCGGCGGTCTCGCGACATATGAAAGTATGATGACCTTCGCTCTTGCAATCACAGGGGTTCCTGCATCATTTGGGTATCAGGCTGCAATTTTATCACATTTATTCAAGTTTGCTTTTTCATATCTAACCGGGTTTCTGCTGCTTCTTACGGCTCCGGTTGCGGTAATCGATTTGAAACAATGGACTGACAAGAGGAGAGGAAACAGATGA